The Bubalus kerabau isolate K-KA32 ecotype Philippines breed swamp buffalo chromosome X, PCC_UOA_SB_1v2, whole genome shotgun sequence genome has a segment encoding these proteins:
- the LOC129639571 gene encoding olfactory receptor 1468-like gives MLQGNQTISEFFLLGLTVVSEQQQHIFVLFLCMYLVTMVGNLLIILAIVNDAHLHSPMYFFLANLSFTDICFTSTTVPKMLADIQSQSPVISFAGCLTQMYFFMLLVDLDNFLLAAMAYDRYIAICYPLHYAALLSLKRCALLVVTPWVVCNLLSVLHLGLLGLLNFCDQREIPHFFCDLEPILRLACSDTQINDLTILVIGGAVIFIPFTFICVSYCLIGCTVLRIPSAKGKWKTFSTCGSHFLAVSLFYGSISGVYFLPSSAYSAERDKVAAIMYTVVTPMMNPFIYSLRNKDMKGAVRRLLIRKTYFWRW, from the coding sequence ATGCTCCAAGGAAACCAAACTATCTCTGAATTTTTCCTCCTGGGACTCACAGTGGTGtctgaacagcagcagcacatcTTTGTGCTGTTTTTGTGCATGTATCTGGTTACCATGGTGGGAAATTTACTTATCATCCTGGCTATCGTCAATGATGCTCACCTCCACagccccatgtacttcttccttgcCAATCTATCCTTCACCGACATCTGCTTCACATCTACTACAGTCCCCAAAATGTTGGCAGACATCCAAAGCCAGAGCCCAGTCATCTCCTTTGCAGGATGCCTTACACAAATGTACTTTTTTATGTTGCTGGTAGACTTGGACAATTTCCTCTTGGCAGCCATGGCATATGACCGGTACATTGCCATCTGTTACCCATTACACTATGCTGCGTTACTGAGTCTGAAGCGTTGTGCCCTGTTGGTAGTGACTCCATGGGTTGTCTGTAATCTTCTTTCTGTACTTCATCTTGGTCTGCTGGGCCTCTTGAATTTCTGTGATCAGAGAGAAATTCCACACTTCTTCTGTGACCTGGAACCCATTTTAAGGCTGGCTTGTTCAGACACCCAGATCAATGACTTGACAATCCTAGTAATTGGGGGAGCAGttattttcattccatttacCTTCATTTGTGTGTCTTATTGCCTTATTGGTTGCACTGTACTTAGGATTCCTTCAGCCAAGGGGAAGTGGAAAACATTCTCCACTTGTGGCTCCCATTTCTTAGCTGTGTCCCTCTTCTATGGATCTATCAGTGGGGTCTACTTTCTTCCCTCTTCTGCCTACTCTGCAGAAAGGGATAAGGTGGCTGCCATCATGTATACAGTGGTGACTCCCATGATGAACCCCTTCATCTATAGTCTAAGGAACAAGGACATGAAGGGAGCTGTGAGGAGACTACTTATCAGGAAAACCTATTTCTGGAGATGGTGA